A window of the Hordeum vulgare subsp. vulgare chromosome 5H, MorexV3_pseudomolecules_assembly, whole genome shotgun sequence genome harbors these coding sequences:
- the LOC123399065 gene encoding uncharacterized protein LOC123399065 codes for MLTLQHSIIGRMVVFFLRVCQHLQLVLMFEFDMCVKQIMGVGNCSDQATTDFSKHIDGQLMRVNALLVASTIVIGVIVGIGAYGQRYRHHPLTSFLFLGATTLFVPILSYVVSTVDSNLGVVTISSDAHIIPGWCSTRSHIYTVFVWASLVQIAGANTTTIVAGDDNKGRNITLPGTVLLVQAIWTSYIVVYYLGGGYYSTRQWSIKHMDLANGLPVLPLFSLLIAKLLLKYYAWYGASRSLAFGRNPHFIVGYMEQLKAKLTSEHSLPPLIVTGEDTTLVQKEPHGYSIKWLFNQADGTGIDNNNLVTTDKVWRLEDDIFPRYSTKQLKDICFSFALFKLLRCRFTRHTIAEFGFIKAHNLLSHVLLQDVDDERPLGMIAHELSFLHDYYYSSLPTSYSSSWLPILSISISLLTMGLSLLYLLLITVVILLYAFMGWPHHGQMQCFLNCHPSFQNEHEDFFYSSSNQIQYGNIFFDLAPVGLLAALVVLSEVREIACYICSNWTKVFLICSYVRHASSWQKSHWKKKMLSLVLRRKCKLLNHWVDKMNQCSVLALHPSTTPVPLLGRLIPLLHRKKVPRAVKAALLKPLRSPNWKNRSNGVASLCTRLQLQADNNPLSTSNGVKGVADTMLVAHIATSILEVRTSEPLRQADSANEIAATHLSRYCAYLVAYVPDLLPDNNEWCKSLYKGIKKKAKRALAASGNTGQASLSPEALVQALSAGSEEAHDLLKNGAELRKKLVELAGNEGEEVAWELLAEFWSEMILYAAPSDNVAAHAEAIARGGELITLLWALLTHLGFISRPEAAMPNTPGDV; via the coding sequence ATGCTTACATTGCAGCATAGCATCATTGGACGAATGGTTGTATTCTTTTTGCGTGTTTGTCAACATCTTCAACTTGTACTGATGTTTGAATTTGATATGTGTGTTAAGCAGATTATGGGCGTCGGAAACTGCTCCGACCAAGCAACCACTGACTTCTCTAAGCACATAGATGGGCAGTTGATGAGAGTGAACGCTCTGCTGGTGGCCAGCACCATCGTGATAGGAGTTATTGTTGGGATCGGTGCCTATGGTCAGCGCTACCGTCACCATCCACTTACCAGCTTCCTCTTCCTTGGTGCCACCACCTTGTTCGTGCCCATCCTCTCCTATGTTGTCTCTACCGTCGATAGTAATCTAGGTGTTGTCACTATTTCCTCCGATGCACACATAATACCAGGGTGGTGCAGTACACGTAGCCACATTTACACTGTGTTCGTATGGGCTAGTCTTGTTCAGATTGCTGGCGCCAACACCACTACAATAGTTGCTGGTGATGACAACAAAGGACGAAACATTACCCTTCCTGGCACTGTACTGCTTGTTCAAGCAATATGGACCTCGTACATTGTCGTGTACTACCTAGGAGGGGGATATTATTCAACGAGACAATGGTCCATAAAGCATATGGATCTTGCAAATGGATTACCGGTTCTTCCATTGTTTTCTCTTCTCATTGCCAAGCTACTTCTCAAATATTATGCTTGGTATGGGGCAAGCAGGTCATTAGCATTTGGGCGCAATCCTCATTTCATTGTTGGATACATGGAGCAACTAAAAGCCAAGCTAACAAGTGAGCATTCCCTTCCTCCACTCATAGTTACGGGAGAGGACACAACATTGGTACAGAAGGAGCCTCATGGTTATAGTATCAAATGGTTATTTAACCAAGCTGATGGGACAGGGATAGACAACAACAATTTAGTGACCACTGATAAAGTTTGGAGGTTAGAGGATGATATATTTCCGAGGTATTCAACCAAGCAGCTAAAAGATATATGCTTTTCGTTTGCATTGTTCAAGTTGTTAAGATGTCGATTTACAAGGCATACAATTGCTGAGTTTGGTTTCATCAAGGCCCATAACTTATTGTCACACGTGTTGCTCCAGGATGTTGATGATGAAAGACCACTTGGGATGATTGCACATGAGCTTTCTTTccttcatgattattattattcaTCTCTCCCAACCTCATATTCAAGCAGTTGGCTacccattttgagcatatctatttcACTTCTAAccatgggtttgagcttattatatctATTGCTCATAACAGTTGTGATTTTGCTGTATGCTTTTATGGGATGGCCACATCATGGACAGATGCAGTGTTTTCTGAATTGCCATCCTTCGTTCCAGAATGAACATGAAGATTTTTTCTATAGTTCTTCGAACCAGATACAATATGGAAATATTTTCTTCGATCTTGCCCCAGTGGGTTTGCTTGCGGCACTAGTTGTGCTTTCGGAGGTGCGGGAGATTGCTTGTTACATCTGCTCTAACTGGACTAAAGTATTCCTGATCTGCTCCTATGTTAGGCATGCTTCTTcgtggcagaaatcacattggaaGAAGAAGATGCTTAGCCTTGTGCTGCGTAGAAAATGCAAGCTGCTAAATCATTGGGTGGACAAAATGAACCAATGCTCAGTCTTGGCACTCCACCCAAGCACAACCCCAGTGCCTCTTCTCGGACGCCTCATCCCACTGCTTCACAGGAAGAAGGTACCAAGAGCAGTGAAGGCAGCTCTCCTCAAGCCACTTAGAAGCCCCAATTGGAAGAACAGAAGCAATGGCGTGGCATCCCTTTGTACAAGGCTACAACTGCAGGCCGACAACAATCCGCTCTCAACATCGAATGGCGTCAAAGGTGTAGCTGATACCATGCTTGTGGCCCACATTgccacgagcatccttgaagtgaGAACATCGGAGCCACTCCGCCAGGCTGACTCTGCTAATGAGATTGCCGCCACACACTTGTCACGCTATTGTGCCTACTTGGTAGCCTATGTCCCAGATCTACTCCCCGACAACAACGAGTGGTGCAAAAGCTTGTACAAGGGCATCAAGAAAAAAGCCAAGCGCGCACTCGCGGCATCCGGCAACACCGGGCAGGCGTCATTGAGTCCTGAAGCGCTGGTCCAGGCGCTGAGTGCCGGGTCTGAAGAGGCACACGACCTGCTCAAGAATGGTGCGGAGCTCAGGAAGAAGCTGGTGGAGCTGGCGGGAAATGAAGGAGAAGAGGTGGCATGGGAGCTCCTCGCAGAATTCTGGTCTGAGATGATACTCTATGCCGCCCCGTCGGACAATGTCGCCGCCCATGCCGAGGCCATTGCGCGGGGTGGCGAGCTGATAACACTTCTGTGGGCGTTACTCACCCACCTCGGGTTCATCAGCCGGCCAGAGGCTGCCATGCCTAACACCCCTGGTGATGTTTAA